Part of the Caldivirga sp. genome is shown below.
CCTAAGGGTACCGTATTAAGGGGCCATGAGTTCCACTACTCCAAGCTAATACTGAAGAGAGAGTATGAGTTAACGATAGAGTATGAGAGAGGGGTTGGTGTTAATGGCAGAGACGGATTCTTGGTAAACAATGCATATGCGCATTACCTGCATGTTCACCCATACACGTTTAACGTGTTGAATAACATTATTAAGTCATGGGGAATTAAGTCTACTTCTCGACCTTAACACCCCTCCTGGGCCTATGACTTCCCTCCTCGTTCCTAAACCTCTCCTCTAACCACGGGTCACCATTATCATGGTAACCTAGGGACTCCCAATAACCTAACTGAACCTCATCAATGAGCCTCACCTCCTTAACGTACTTAGCCGACTTCCAACCATACCTACTTGGTATCACTAACCTGAGGGGGAATCCATGATCCTTACTTAGTATTGACCCATTCATAGCGTAGGCCACTATTGAGGTATCCTCCATAAGGGCGTTAATGGGTATATTGGTCGTGTAGCCATCAGCCCCAATCACTAGTGCGTATTTAGCATTAGAAAGGGGTTTAGGCATAATGTCCCTAACCTTAACACCTCTCCAAGACACATTACTGACACTCCACCCAGTAACGCAATGGAAGTCAGCGGTAAGATCCACGCACGGTAACTTAGTGAGTATATCAAGGTAACTCACCCTAGTCTCCTGCTCCACTAAGCCTGTGAACAGTAATGCATAGTCCTCAAGGTTTACATCAGGTGGATCATAGACGTTGTACACTATGAACCCCTTAATCCGCCTCTGTTCAGGGGGCCATTCCCTACTAAACATTACCCTACT
Proteins encoded:
- a CDS encoding molybdopterin-dependent oxidoreductase, which codes for MVNWTEVFKLALSRECSRVMFSREWPPEQRRIKGFIVYNVYDPPDVNLEDYALLFTGLVEQETRVSYLDILTKLPCVDLTADFHCVTGWSVSNVSWRGVKVRDIMPKPLSNAKYALVIGADGYTTNIPINALMEDTSIVAYAMNGSILSKDHGFPLRLVIPSRYGWKSAKYVKEVRLIDEVQLGYWESLGYHDNGDPWLEERFRNEEGSHRPRRGVKVEK